A stretch of Endozoicomonas sp. SCSIO W0465 DNA encodes these proteins:
- a CDS encoding endonuclease, with product MSFIPSYNWLIGLTVAIFSSCLYAIPPKNFSSAKREAAKIYDKNLISFYCGCPIKKEGNKLVPDLQACGYSIRKQETRANRIEWEHVVPAWAFGHQLQCWQQGGRKNCSRNSPEFRAMEADLHNLVPAIGEVNGDRSNYRFGILTNPPDYYGHCDFHVDFKARVAQPPESQRGSIARIYLYMADKYKFKLSDKERKLFDAWNRMYPVTSWESERNQKISEIQGWGNPYINTPSAI from the coding sequence ATGTCTTTCATTCCTTCGTACAACTGGCTTATCGGCCTGACCGTCGCCATTTTCTCCTCCTGTCTTTATGCCATACCGCCCAAGAATTTTTCCAGTGCCAAGCGAGAGGCCGCCAAAATATACGACAAAAATCTTATTAGTTTTTACTGTGGTTGTCCGATTAAAAAAGAAGGAAACAAACTGGTTCCGGACCTTCAGGCCTGCGGCTACTCCATCCGTAAACAGGAAACCAGAGCAAACCGGATTGAGTGGGAGCATGTCGTGCCGGCCTGGGCATTTGGGCATCAGCTGCAATGCTGGCAGCAGGGGGGCAGGAAAAACTGCAGTCGTAACAGCCCGGAGTTTCGGGCAATGGAAGCAGACCTGCATAACCTGGTTCCGGCTATTGGGGAAGTCAATGGAGACCGTTCTAACTATCGATTCGGTATATTGACCAACCCTCCAGATTACTATGGCCATTGCGACTTCCATGTGGATTTTAAAGCCCGCGTAGCCCAACCGCCTGAAAGTCAACGTGGCAGTATTGCCCGGATCTACCTCTATATGGCGGACAAATATAAATTCAAACTCAGTGACAAGGAAAGAAAGCTCTTTGATGCATGGAACAGGATGTACCCGGTTACCTCCTGGGAGTCAGAACGTAACCAGAAAATCAGTGAGATACAGGGTTGGGGAAATCCATACATCAATACCCCTTCAGCAATCTGA